The stretch of DNA AGACCCCACGTTGGGCAGGAGGCCAAATGACCTTATGCAGTTGCGCTTGGAACCGTACCGGCAGCGCATCGGCAATGATTCGTTCCGCCAGGTCTTGCCGCGAAATCAGTGTTTGGCCGGCTGGGACTCCTTTCAAAGACTTCTCTTTCTGTTCCGCTGACAGCGGATGCACCCACGAAATGAGCAGCGGGCAAATGGAATCGAGCTTGTGCGCCGCAATTTTCTCTTTCGCCCACTCATAATCCTCGACCGTGCCGATCACGAATTTGATTTCGTCGGTGTTTTGGAGGTGGCGCAGGTTCTCAAAGCGGTTTCGCGCCGACTCACCGCTGCTGGGGCATTTCAAATCCATGATGCGGCGCACCCGTTTATCCACTGGGGCAATGTCATGCGCCCCGCTGGTTTCGAGCAGGACGACGAAGCCCTCGTCGCAGAGACCGCTCATTAGCGGCAGCGAGTTTTTCTGGAGGAGCGGTTCACCCCCCGTAAGTTCGACCAGGGGCAGCGGGACCACCGCTAAACCGCCGGCCGGCTCCCGAGCGCCCGCTTTAGAGCGCAACGGCTGGGCTACCCGGCGAACCTCCGCGAGGATTTGTGTCACGGCCATCTTCCGCCCTTCCTTGAAGGCGTAGGCCGTGTCGCAATACGAGCAGCGCAGGTCGCACGCGGTGAGCCGTATGAAAATGCACGGCAAACCCGCGAAGGTGCTTTCCCCCTGCAAGCTCAGGTAAATCTCATTGACGATCAATGTGTCTGCCACTGGAAGAAGTGTAAGGGAGAGAAAGGGGTTTTTGAATTTTGATTTTTGATTTTGGGCCTGGAATGCGCAACAATGGCCGTGAGTTCAAATCGCAGGTTGCGCCCTTATTTTTGAAACCGAAATCAAAAAAGCTATCATGCCCAACACCATGGAAATCTACGACCATCCGACCTTCCGGATGGCCTGCCAGCAATTCGATTTGGTTGCCGACCATCTGCAAATCCCCGAATCGGAGCGTGGGCGGCTGAAGTTTCCCAAGCGGGCGATGGTGGTGGCCCTGCCGATTCATCGCGACGATGGCCGCACCGAGGTGTTTGCCGGTTACCGGGTGCAGCATCATCTGACGCTCGGGCCGACCAAAGGCGGGTTGCGTTACCATCCGGACGTGAGGTTGGGGGAGGTGGCGGCGCTGGCGATGTGGATGAGCTGGAAGTGCGCCTTAACCGGGCTGCCCTACGGCGGCGCCAAGGGCGGCATTGCCTGCGACCCGGGCAAAATGTCCAAAGACGAACTCGAGCGTTTAACGCGGCGTTATACGCAGGAGATGATCCCGTTTATTGGGCCGCAGGTGGATGTGATGGCGCCAGACCTGGGCACCAACGAGCAAGTGATGGCCTGGATAATGGACACGTATTCCATGCACATGGGCGCCACCATGCCGAGCA from Verrucomicrobiia bacterium encodes:
- a CDS encoding 7-carboxy-7-deazaguanine synthase codes for the protein MADTLIVNEIYLSLQGESTFAGLPCIFIRLTACDLRCSYCDTAYAFKEGRKMAVTQILAEVRRVAQPLRSKAGAREPAGGLAVVPLPLVELTGGEPLLQKNSLPLMSGLCDEGFVVLLETSGAHDIAPVDKRVRRIMDLKCPSSGESARNRFENLRHLQNTDEIKFVIGTVEDYEWAKEKIAAHKLDSICPLLISWVHPLSAEQKEKSLKGVPAGQTLISRQDLAERIIADALPVRFQAQLHKVIWPPAQRGV